The nucleotide sequence CTCCTTTGAACCATACTATTTATCCTGCATCAACAGCCAAAAAACGGCCATTAAAACCCAAGCGAGGGACTGCCGGTTGGGCTGGATCGCCCACGGAATGCCATTTCACTTTACGTTTTTAGTTTAACACGAAGCGAGTTCTTTGAACAATATGTCTCTGATTGTTCACCTGACTCCCTCAAATAAGGTATGATAGAATAAAAGGACAGGTGATTCTCATGAACAATCCAAGCCGTGAAGAAATCAAGAAAATCCTCGATACTGCAAAAACTATCGCAGTCGTGGGCCTAAGCCCGAATCCGAACCGGACTTCTTATATGGTATCTGAAGCGATGCAAAAAGCGGGTTACCGCATCATTCCGGTCAACCCCGTTGCCGACGAAGTGCTGGGGGAGAAAAGTTATGCGACGCTCGCTGATATCCCGCATCCGGTCGACATCGTCAACGTCTTCAGACGCAGTGAATTTTTGCCGGAGCTCGCAAAAGAGTTTGTCGGGATCGATTGCCCTGTGTTTTGGACGCAGTTGAATGTGGTAGATGAAGACGTTTTCAATGAATTGGCGGATGCCGGCTACACCGTAATTATGGACCGCTGCATCAAAGTGGAACACGCCATCCTGAAGTAGTGGAAAAGGGCAGCCAGCATAATCAATAATTCCAATGGCTGGCCAACCGGCAGTAAATCCGATTTAGGCAGAAGGGCGCTCTGCGCTCTTTTTTCTATGATAATTGACAGATGGCCGGGTTACCGATACGATTAAAAGAGAAGAAAGTACGAACAGATGTTTGTTGGAGGGAACTTAATGGCAAAAACTAAAAATACGGCATACAACGAAGAAGCGATTCAAGTACTCGAAGGCCTAGATGCCGTTAGAAAACGCCCGGGTATGTATATTGGTTCGACCGACACCAGAGGGCTTCACCATTTGGTCTATGAAATTGTTGATAACTCTGTCGATGAAGCACTCGCCGGATTTGGAGATAGAATTACCGTAACGATCCATGAAGATAACAGCATCAGCGTCCGGGACTACGGACGCGGAATGCCGACCGGCATGCACCGAAGCGGAAAACCGACGCCTGAAGTCATCTTGACTGTGCTTCATGCCGGCGGGAAATTCGGCCAGGGCGGCTATAAAACGAGCGGAGGCCTCCACGGAGTTGGGGCGTCCGTTGTCAACGCGTTGTCGAAATTCCTGGAAGTGACGATTTACCGGGACGGCAAAAAATACCGCCAACGGTTTGAAAACGGCGGCAAAGCGGTCACGACGCTCGAAGAAATCGGATCGACCAAAGAAACCGGCACAACGATCCATTTCTTGCCGGACGAATCGATTTTCTCAACCACCAAATACAATTACGAAACGCTCAGCGAACGGCTGTGTGAATCAGCGTTCTTGCTGAAAGGCCTGAAAATCGAACTGATCGACAAACGCACGGAAACTGAAGAAACCTTCTTTTTTGAAACGGGCATTGAAGCGTTTGCCGCTTATTTGAACGAAGAAAAAGACGTGTTGCATCCGGTTGCCTATATCGAAGGGGAACAGGACGACATGGAAGTGGAGTTTGCGTTCCAGTTTAACGACGGCTATTCCGAAACGATCCTATCGTTTGTCAACAACGTCCGCACGCGTGACGGCGGGACGCACGAAACCGGCGCGAAAGCCGCAATGACGCGTGTCTTCAACGATTACGCACGAAAGATCAATTTGTTGAAAGACAAAGACAAAAACCTGGAAGGATCGGACATCCGCGAGGGGCTTGCGGCCATCGTATCGGTCCGGATACCGGAAGGCCTTTTGCAGTTTGAAGGCCAGACGAAAAGCAAGCTCGGC is from Planococcus liqunii and encodes:
- the parE gene encoding DNA topoisomerase IV subunit B is translated as MAKTKNTAYNEEAIQVLEGLDAVRKRPGMYIGSTDTRGLHHLVYEIVDNSVDEALAGFGDRITVTIHEDNSISVRDYGRGMPTGMHRSGKPTPEVILTVLHAGGKFGQGGYKTSGGLHGVGASVVNALSKFLEVTIYRDGKKYRQRFENGGKAVTTLEEIGSTKETGTTIHFLPDESIFSTTKYNYETLSERLCESAFLLKGLKIELIDKRTETEETFFFETGIEAFAAYLNEEKDVLHPVAYIEGEQDDMEVEFAFQFNDGYSETILSFVNNVRTRDGGTHETGAKAAMTRVFNDYARKINLLKDKDKNLEGSDIREGLAAIVSVRIPEGLLQFEGQTKSKLGTSEARSTVDAIVSQKLMYFLEENADLSASLVRKAIRASQARLAARKAREDARNGKKRKKSDVLLSGKLTPAQSRNASKNELYLVEGDSAGGSAKQGRDRTFQAILPLRGKVVNTEKAKLEEIMKNEEISTIIHAIGGGVSSDFSIEDIAYNKIIIMTDADTDGAHIQVLLLTFFYRYMKPLIEAGKVFIALPPLYKVSKGVGKKEVVDYAWTEADLEASTKKVGKGYMLQRYKGLGEMNADQLWETTMNPETRTLIRVTIEDGARAERRITTLMGDKVEPRRKWIENNVDFGMEDDANILENDLIHAEEEVV
- a CDS encoding CoA-binding protein, producing the protein MNNPSREEIKKILDTAKTIAVVGLSPNPNRTSYMVSEAMQKAGYRIIPVNPVADEVLGEKSYATLADIPHPVDIVNVFRRSEFLPELAKEFVGIDCPVFWTQLNVVDEDVFNELADAGYTVIMDRCIKVEHAILK